In one Umezawaea sp. Da 62-37 genomic region, the following are encoded:
- a CDS encoding PIG-L deacetylase family protein → MDDLTPVPEDWRSALAVVAHPDDLEYGASGAIARWTDQGKTVRYLLACRGEAGIDTMPPEEAGPVREREQIASAAVVGVSEVEFLDHPDGMMTYGLPLRRDIAAAIRRHKPELLIIGNHHETYAGGFLNMADHRVVGAAAVDAVRDAANRWVFRELGLEPWGGVKHVAVSESPRATHAVDITDHLDLSIASLREHASYLAVLTGDMADPERFLRRSAEKAGERFGGRPATTFELLDM, encoded by the coding sequence ATGGATGATCTCACTCCCGTGCCGGAGGACTGGCGGAGCGCGTTGGCCGTCGTCGCGCACCCCGATGACCTGGAGTACGGCGCCTCGGGCGCCATCGCCCGCTGGACGGACCAGGGCAAGACGGTCCGGTACCTGCTCGCGTGCCGGGGTGAGGCGGGCATCGACACGATGCCGCCCGAGGAGGCGGGTCCGGTGCGCGAGCGGGAGCAGATCGCGAGCGCGGCGGTGGTGGGCGTGTCCGAGGTCGAGTTCCTGGACCACCCGGACGGGATGATGACCTACGGTCTGCCGCTGCGCCGGGACATCGCCGCCGCCATCCGCAGGCACAAGCCGGAGCTGCTGATCATCGGCAACCACCACGAGACCTACGCCGGCGGGTTCCTCAACATGGCGGACCACCGGGTCGTCGGGGCCGCCGCCGTCGACGCCGTGCGGGACGCGGCGAACCGGTGGGTCTTCCGGGAGCTGGGACTGGAACCGTGGGGCGGTGTGAAGCACGTCGCGGTGTCCGAGTCGCCGAGGGCGACTCATGCGGTGGACATCACAGACCACCTTGACCTGTCGATCGCGTCGTTGCGCGAACACGCCTCCTACCTGGCCGTTCTGACCGGTGACATGGCTGATCCGGAGCGATTCCTGCGCCGCTCGGCGGAGAAGGCGGGGGAGCGGTTCGGCGGTCGGCCCGCCACGACCTTCGAACTGCTCGACATGTGA
- a CDS encoding helix-turn-helix transcriptional regulator, translating to MRDDRDSDVVRTSVHSRTFGEELARVREHAHFRGRELGEVLDWSPSRVSHVEHGSRGTSEADLAYYLGMCGADPHTTARIMDLHKQIDNEYLIHNHEPGLPDELRTLIRHEAQATQITYYQSMILPGILQTPDYARSIISTAVGVPRDGIESRLRARMERQSILHLREAPGWVFYLHEAALRTMVDSGATMEDQMMHLVLMSNWRKISIRVIPRSAPGATWLRGQFMIMDYARYRSVVYVEQEISSLFLDEPTPVATYRLMAERLAEVALDEEESRSMLADLASEYYEPRGTDAPAGDPELA from the coding sequence ATGAGGGATGACCGCGACTCCGACGTCGTGCGGACCAGTGTGCACAGCCGGACCTTCGGCGAGGAATTGGCGCGGGTGCGCGAACACGCGCACTTCCGCGGCAGGGAACTCGGCGAGGTGCTCGACTGGTCCCCCTCACGGGTCTCGCACGTCGAGCACGGGTCGAGGGGCACCAGCGAGGCCGACCTGGCCTACTACCTGGGCATGTGCGGCGCCGACCCGCACACCACCGCCCGGATCATGGACCTGCACAAGCAGATCGACAACGAATACCTGATCCACAACCACGAACCCGGCCTACCCGACGAACTGCGCACACTCATCCGCCACGAGGCCCAGGCCACGCAGATAACCTACTACCAATCGATGATCCTGCCGGGGATATTGCAGACACCGGATTACGCGCGCTCGATCATCAGCACAGCAGTCGGGGTGCCACGAGACGGGATTGAATCCCGACTGAGAGCGCGGATGGAGCGGCAGTCGATACTTCATCTGCGCGAAGCGCCGGGGTGGGTCTTCTACCTCCATGAAGCCGCCCTCCGAACCATGGTCGACAGCGGAGCGACCATGGAGGACCAGATGATGCACCTGGTGCTCATGTCGAACTGGCGCAAGATCTCGATCCGGGTGATTCCGAGGTCAGCGCCGGGAGCGACCTGGCTGCGTGGCCAATTCATGATCATGGACTACGCCAGGTACCGGTCGGTGGTCTACGTCGAGCAAGAGATTTCGAGCCTGTTCCTGGATGAGCCCACACCTGTCGCCACCTACCGCCTGATGGCTGAACGCCTCGCTGAGGTCGCGCTGGATGAGGAAGAATCGCGGTCGATGCTTGCCGACTTGGCGAGTGAGTACTACGAACCGCGAGGTACCGATGCCCCAGCAGGAGACCCTGAACTGGCGTAA
- a CDS encoding DUF397 domain-containing protein, producing MPQQETLNWRKSSHSGGNGECVEVAWPEARVAVRDSKNTTGPTLDFPPVQWHGFLSSVTPRSAR from the coding sequence ATGCCCCAGCAGGAGACCCTGAACTGGCGTAAGAGCAGCCACAGCGGCGGTAACGGCGAGTGCGTCGAGGTGGCGTGGCCAGAGGCTCGGGTGGCCGTCCGGGATTCGAAGAACACCACTGGGCCGACGCTGGATTTCCCGCCGGTCCAGTGGCACGGGTTCCTGAGCAGCGTCACACCCCGATCTGCTCGCTGA
- a CDS encoding serine protease, whose translation MANTPHRLVAATAATALALVVGLLTTVLSSADVTPSALGGSRAMISQYPWTVFLADTGGSQFCGGALVRGDKVVTAAHCVAGRLPADMRVVWGREDKQSTAGAVVDVTRTWVDSDYRTPTSGSDVAVLTLRASVNSTYLPLATPFDAGLYAPGTSATILGWGTAKSGGPASRYLLKATVPITSDATCQAAYPKYSSLSMVCAGFPEGGVDACQGDSGGPIVAGGKLIGATSWGRDCAPAGYPGVYSRVASYYDLLSEQIGV comes from the coding sequence GTGGCGAACACCCCGCACCGCCTGGTGGCGGCCACCGCCGCCACCGCCCTCGCGCTCGTCGTCGGGCTGCTGACCACGGTCCTGTCGTCCGCCGACGTCACGCCGTCCGCGCTGGGCGGTTCGCGCGCCATGATCAGCCAGTACCCGTGGACGGTGTTCCTCGCGGACACCGGCGGTTCCCAGTTCTGCGGCGGCGCCCTCGTCAGGGGCGACAAGGTCGTCACGGCTGCGCACTGCGTCGCGGGCCGACTCCCGGCGGACATGCGCGTGGTCTGGGGGCGCGAGGACAAGCAGAGCACCGCCGGTGCCGTCGTCGACGTGACGCGCACCTGGGTGGACTCCGACTACCGCACCCCCACCTCCGGCTCGGACGTCGCCGTGCTGACCTTGAGGGCGTCCGTCAACTCCACTTACCTGCCGCTGGCCACGCCCTTCGACGCAGGGCTGTACGCGCCGGGCACCAGCGCGACCATCCTCGGCTGGGGCACCGCCAAGTCCGGTGGCCCGGCTTCGCGCTACCTGCTCAAGGCCACGGTTCCGATCACGTCCGACGCGACCTGCCAGGCGGCGTACCCGAAGTACAGCAGCCTCTCGATGGTGTGCGCGGGCTTCCCCGAGGGCGGGGTCGACGCCTGCCAGGGCGACTCCGGCGGGCCCATCGTCGCTGGCGGCAAGCTCATCGGCGCCACGTCGTGGGGTCGCGACTGCGCGCCTGCCGGGTATCCCGGTGTGTACTCCAGGGTCGCCTCCTACTACGACCTGCTCAGCGAGCAGATCGGGGTGTGA
- a CDS encoding M4 family metallopeptidase — MSLFGGVAQASQPEPADLQLVATRNSLLATHYWYAQTFEGKPVLGGYYAKHVDKRTKRATVQDGRIPVSGLVSATPQVATERADATVDQQVAGDRAATELSVLPGPQSKLVYAVVSRTDRGSVRTIVDAVSGEVIKTEDIVKRAEGTGKVFAPNPVASLQNETLTDQDDADAAVPAKAYKKVRLSDLDTSGYLSGKYAKLVGPTDELAFQKNRKFEYTRADDRFEQVMAYSGITDAQKYIQRLGFKDINNEAQDVTTIGFEDDNSYYDPSTDQITFGTGGVDDAEDAEIIWHELGHAIQDAQVPNFGQSLDGGSIGEAFGDWWALIMSVPVQKDSALTPLACIGDWDATSYTDETPHCLRRTDTDLKVEDREGEVHFDGQIWSRALFDVYKAVGRDESARIVLESQFSYTPDTTFAQAAETTVATAKALCGNRVADKVKAAFVARGIL, encoded by the coding sequence GTGTCCTTGTTCGGTGGGGTCGCGCAGGCGTCCCAGCCGGAGCCCGCGGACCTGCAACTGGTGGCCACGCGCAATTCCCTGCTGGCGACCCACTACTGGTACGCGCAGACGTTCGAGGGCAAGCCGGTGCTGGGCGGGTACTACGCGAAGCACGTGGACAAGCGGACGAAGCGCGCGACGGTGCAGGACGGGCGGATTCCGGTGTCCGGGCTGGTTTCGGCGACGCCGCAGGTGGCGACCGAGCGGGCGGACGCGACGGTGGACCAGCAGGTGGCGGGTGACCGCGCGGCCACCGAGCTGTCGGTGCTGCCGGGTCCGCAGTCGAAGCTGGTCTACGCCGTCGTGTCGCGCACCGACCGCGGTTCGGTGCGGACCATCGTGGACGCGGTGTCCGGCGAGGTCATCAAGACCGAGGACATCGTCAAGCGCGCCGAGGGCACCGGCAAGGTCTTCGCCCCGAACCCGGTGGCCAGCCTGCAGAACGAGACGCTGACCGACCAGGACGACGCCGACGCGGCCGTCCCGGCGAAGGCGTACAAGAAGGTGCGCCTGTCCGACCTGGACACCTCCGGCTACCTGTCCGGCAAGTACGCGAAGCTCGTCGGCCCGACGGACGAGCTGGCGTTCCAGAAGAACCGCAAGTTCGAGTACACCCGCGCCGACGACCGCTTCGAGCAGGTCATGGCCTACAGCGGCATCACGGACGCGCAGAAGTACATCCAGCGCCTCGGGTTCAAGGACATCAACAACGAGGCCCAGGACGTCACCACCATCGGCTTCGAGGACGACAACTCCTACTACGACCCGTCGACCGACCAGATCACGTTCGGCACCGGCGGCGTTGACGACGCCGAGGACGCCGAGATCATCTGGCACGAGCTGGGCCACGCCATCCAGGACGCGCAGGTGCCGAACTTCGGCCAGAGCCTGGACGGCGGTTCGATCGGCGAGGCGTTCGGCGACTGGTGGGCGCTGATCATGTCCGTCCCGGTGCAGAAGGACTCCGCGCTCACGCCCCTCGCCTGCATCGGCGACTGGGACGCCACCTCGTACACCGACGAGACCCCGCACTGCCTGCGCCGCACGGACACCGACCTCAAGGTCGAGGACCGCGAGGGCGAGGTGCACTTCGACGGCCAGATCTGGTCCCGCGCGCTGTTCGACGTCTACAAGGCCGTGGGTCGCGACGAGTCCGCGCGCATCGTCCTGGAGTCGCAGTTCTCCTACACGCCGGACACGACGTTCGCGCAGGCCGCCGAGACCACGGTGGCGACCGCGAAGGCGTTGTGCGGCAACAGGGTCGCGGACAAGGTGAAGGCCGCGTTCGTGGCTCGCGGCATCCTCTAG
- a CDS encoding cobalamin biosynthesis protein, with translation MIGLFATTEAGRRAATELAPFLGPDTVIPDGPVRPALHRLWPSLGSAVFFLGTETAVRLIAPLLRDRRSDPGVVCVDQGFAISLAGGADALAERVADVLGRTPILGSAEEDGPLDELVELLDATPDGDLAGCAAALAAGQPVLLVNPLGFPLPALPDTVLSHGEADWTIVIDDRVPKGVRPDTELRLVPRTLVVGVGSGTGVSTTAVASALSELEARAGLDLRAVRAFATADRKAGEQGILDALEDWGFWNDNTTAPLLTFSAEVLADVDVPNPSDGVALVVGTPSVAEAAALCGAVDLAAGAPVELAAEKVKGDNVTVAAARVLPRGRLAVIGLGPGAADQRTPQAEAELRRAAFVVGTAECVGQVRHLLRPGTGIHTHGAVELAASGLAVAWIAAGTGPTAPTPGTRVETILVPGVPTP, from the coding sequence GTGATCGGCCTGTTCGCGACGACCGAGGCGGGCCGTCGCGCCGCCACCGAGCTGGCCCCGTTCCTGGGCCCGGACACGGTGATCCCGGACGGCCCCGTGCGGCCCGCGCTGCACAGGTTGTGGCCGAGCCTGGGGTCCGCGGTGTTCTTCCTGGGCACCGAGACCGCCGTGCGGTTGATCGCGCCCCTGTTGCGGGACAGGCGATCCGACCCCGGCGTCGTGTGCGTCGACCAGGGGTTCGCGATCTCGCTGGCCGGTGGCGCGGACGCGCTCGCCGAACGCGTCGCGGACGTCCTCGGCCGCACCCCGATCCTCGGTTCCGCCGAGGAGGACGGCCCGCTGGACGAGCTGGTCGAACTGCTCGACGCCACCCCCGACGGCGACCTCGCCGGGTGCGCCGCCGCGTTGGCCGCCGGACAGCCGGTGCTGCTGGTGAACCCGCTGGGGTTCCCGCTGCCCGCGCTGCCGGACACGGTGCTGTCGCACGGCGAGGCCGACTGGACGATCGTGATCGACGACCGCGTCCCCAAGGGCGTGCGGCCGGACACCGAACTGCGGCTCGTCCCCCGGACCCTGGTGGTCGGCGTCGGCTCGGGCACCGGCGTGTCCACCACGGCCGTCGCGTCCGCCTTGTCCGAATTGGAGGCTCGTGCCGGGTTGGACCTCCGCGCGGTGCGGGCGTTCGCGACGGCCGACCGCAAAGCGGGCGAACAGGGCATCCTGGACGCCCTGGAGGACTGGGGTTTCTGGAACGACAACACCACGGCCCCGCTGCTGACGTTCTCCGCCGAGGTGCTCGCCGACGTCGACGTGCCGAACCCGAGCGACGGTGTCGCCTTGGTGGTGGGCACGCCCAGCGTCGCCGAGGCCGCCGCGCTGTGCGGCGCGGTGGACCTCGCGGCCGGTGCGCCGGTCGAGCTGGCGGCGGAAAAGGTCAAGGGCGACAACGTGACCGTCGCCGCGGCCCGCGTGCTGCCACGCGGCCGACTCGCCGTGATCGGCCTCGGCCCCGGCGCCGCCGACCAGCGCACACCCCAGGCGGAAGCCGAACTGCGCCGCGCCGCCTTCGTCGTCGGCACGGCCGAATGCGTCGGCCAGGTCCGGCACCTGCTCCGCCCCGGCACCGGCATCCACACCCACGGCGCCGTCGAACTCGCCGCCTCCGGCCTCGCCGTCGCCTGGATCGCCGCCGGCACCGGCCCCACCGCCCCCACCCCCGGCACCCGCGTCGAAACCATCCTCGTCCCCGGCGTCCCCACCCCCTAA
- a CDS encoding cobalt-precorrin-4/precorrin-4 C(11)-methyltransferase, translating to MSGRISFVGAGPGAADLITLRGAKRIAEADVVVWAPSAIDVECVREHARPEAELIDFSRVSHEEVIEVYRRAAAGRLKVVRLHAGDPSLWSDVQDQYDTCARLGLDLEIVPGVSQFSAAAAAIGRELTTSEVAQSLILTGPEGSEHLQEFAGHGTTMAISLSAARTGQLVEKLRAGGYPEDTPIVVAYKVSWPDETIAHTTLAGLEASVKEHKLYRTTMFLVGKVLKPSSRVRGTGFRKSDAPVEASDEPVRKARPSKWSVRAGRHGRISARTDLAPEITDVAVEPAPETETSVAAWSAVRDWQESARRPRVVTVDAGEAPEASAEPVLSAVSEPGSVSESGSESAGDPVEGPKPRAVAAATPSRTVQVSTTPRRPSMPRTKKTKRAH from the coding sequence ATGTCTGGTCGGATTTCCTTCGTGGGCGCCGGTCCCGGTGCCGCCGATCTCATCACCCTGCGCGGCGCCAAGCGCATCGCGGAGGCGGATGTCGTCGTGTGGGCGCCGAGCGCGATCGACGTCGAGTGCGTCCGCGAGCACGCCCGCCCCGAGGCCGAGTTGATCGACTTCTCCCGTGTGTCACACGAAGAGGTGATCGAGGTCTACCGCCGGGCCGCGGCGGGCAGGCTCAAGGTCGTGCGGCTGCACGCGGGCGACCCGTCGCTGTGGAGCGACGTGCAGGACCAGTACGACACGTGCGCCAGGCTCGGCCTCGACCTGGAGATCGTGCCCGGCGTCTCCCAGTTCTCCGCGGCCGCCGCGGCGATCGGCCGTGAGCTGACCACGTCCGAGGTCGCGCAGTCGCTGATCCTCACCGGTCCCGAGGGCAGCGAGCACCTCCAGGAGTTCGCGGGCCACGGCACCACGATGGCGATCTCCCTGTCCGCCGCGCGCACCGGCCAGCTGGTCGAGAAGCTGCGCGCGGGCGGGTACCCCGAGGACACGCCGATCGTGGTGGCGTACAAGGTTTCCTGGCCGGACGAGACGATCGCGCACACCACGCTCGCCGGGCTGGAGGCGTCGGTGAAGGAGCACAAGCTCTACCGCACCACGATGTTCCTCGTCGGCAAGGTGCTCAAGCCCAGCAGCCGCGTGCGCGGCACCGGGTTCCGCAAGTCCGACGCGCCGGTCGAGGCGTCCGACGAGCCCGTGCGCAAGGCCCGGCCGTCGAAGTGGTCCGTGCGGGCCGGTCGCCACGGCCGGATCAGCGCGCGCACCGACCTGGCGCCGGAGATCACCGACGTGGCCGTGGAACCGGCGCCGGAGACGGAGACGTCGGTCGCCGCCTGGTCGGCCGTCCGCGACTGGCAGGAGAGCGCGCGCAGGCCGCGGGTCGTCACCGTGGACGCCGGCGAGGCTCCGGAGGCGTCCGCGGAGCCCGTGCTGTCGGCGGTGTCGGAGCCGGGTTCGGTGTCGGAGTCGGGTTCGGAGTCGGCGGGGGACCCCGTCGAGGGTCCGAAGCCGCGCGCGGTCGCCGCCGCGACGCCGAGCAGGACCGTCCAGGTCAGCACGACGCCGCGCAGGCCGTCCATGCCGCGGACCAAGAAGACGAAGCGCGCGCACTGA
- a CDS encoding cobyrinate a,c-diamide synthase — translation MVNRLVVAAPASGSGKTTVATGLMAALRRAGSRVAPFKVGPDYIDPGYHGVATGLPGRNLDPVMVGEQKVASLFAHGSRGTDIAVVEGVMGLFDGRIGTEGLGSTAHVAKLLAAPVLFVVDARGQSRSLAALLHGFRGYDPTVRIGGVILNQVGSERHEQVLRDACAEVGLEVMGVLPRDPAFSLPSRHLGLVTAVEHGPEALAAVDAIADAVAKHVDLDAVRRLAAVAPAMAVPAWNATAEVEAVSGEPVVAIAGGAAFTFGYAEHVELLRAAGADVVIVDPLRDAELPEGTSGLVLPGGFPEQHAEALSHNASLRAAIAALARSGAPVHAECGGLLYLARSLDGVPMCGVLDAEGSMSPRLTLGYRDAVAPSDSVLSRAGERVTGHEFHRTVLTPAQGSQSAWQWRGNDRKPVAEGFAVGGVHASYLHTHPAAIPESVARFVRACASAEVTYEATR, via the coding sequence GTGGTGAATCGGCTGGTGGTGGCCGCCCCCGCGTCCGGGAGCGGCAAGACCACCGTGGCGACCGGGCTGATGGCCGCGCTGCGCCGGGCGGGCAGCCGCGTGGCGCCGTTCAAGGTCGGCCCGGACTACATCGACCCCGGCTACCACGGCGTCGCGACCGGACTGCCCGGCCGCAACCTCGACCCCGTCATGGTGGGCGAGCAGAAGGTCGCGAGCCTGTTCGCGCACGGCTCGCGCGGCACGGACATCGCCGTGGTCGAGGGTGTGATGGGCCTGTTCGACGGGCGCATCGGCACCGAGGGCCTCGGGTCGACCGCGCACGTCGCGAAGCTGCTGGCCGCCCCCGTGCTGTTCGTGGTCGACGCGCGCGGCCAGAGCCGCAGCCTCGCCGCCCTGCTGCACGGCTTCCGCGGCTACGACCCGACGGTCCGGATCGGCGGCGTGATCCTCAACCAGGTCGGCTCCGAGCGGCACGAGCAGGTGCTGCGCGACGCGTGCGCGGAGGTCGGCCTGGAGGTCATGGGCGTGCTGCCGCGCGACCCGGCGTTCTCGCTGCCGTCGCGGCACCTCGGCCTGGTCACCGCCGTCGAGCACGGCCCGGAGGCGCTGGCCGCGGTCGACGCCATCGCGGACGCCGTCGCCAAGCACGTCGACCTGGACGCCGTGCGCAGGCTGGCCGCCGTCGCGCCCGCGATGGCCGTGCCCGCGTGGAACGCGACCGCCGAGGTCGAGGCGGTGTCCGGTGAGCCGGTCGTCGCCATCGCGGGCGGGGCGGCGTTCACCTTCGGCTACGCCGAGCACGTGGAGCTGCTGCGGGCCGCGGGCGCGGACGTGGTGATCGTGGATCCGCTCCGGGACGCCGAGTTGCCCGAGGGCACGTCCGGTCTGGTGCTGCCAGGCGGGTTCCCCGAGCAGCACGCGGAAGCCCTGTCCCACAACGCCTCCCTGCGCGCCGCCATCGCCGCGCTGGCCCGCTCCGGCGCGCCGGTCCACGCCGAGTGCGGCGGGCTGCTGTACCTCGCGCGCAGCCTCGACGGCGTGCCGATGTGCGGGGTGCTGGACGCGGAGGGGTCGATGTCGCCCCGGCTCACGCTTGGCTACCGCGACGCGGTGGCGCCGTCCGACTCCGTGCTGTCGCGCGCGGGCGAGCGGGTCACCGGGCACGAGTTCCACCGCACGGTCCTCACCCCGGCGCAGGGCTCGCAGTCGGCGTGGCAGTGGCGCGGGAACGACCGCAAGCCCGTCGCGGAGGGATTCGCGGTCGGAGGTGTGCACGCCTCGTATCTGCACACGCACCCCGCCGCGATACCGGAATCCGTGGCCAGGTTCGTGCGCGCTTGCGCGTCCGCCGAGGTCACCTACGAGGCCACTCGATAG
- the cobO gene encoding cob(I)yrinic acid a,c-diamide adenosyltransferase yields MPQGQPTSVPKDGLTTRQRRNRPLLMVHTGEMKGKSTSAFGLALRGWNQGWSIGVFQFVKSAKWKVGEEEAFKALGRVHDETGVGGAVEWHKMGEGWSWTRKQGTEQDHATAALEGWREISRRIADERHGLYVLDEFTYPMHWGWVDVDEVVATLKDRPGHQHVVITGRYAPPALLEAADLVVEMSKVKHPMDDGQKGQKGIEW; encoded by the coding sequence GTGCCACAAGGACAACCGACGTCCGTCCCGAAGGACGGCCTGACCACGCGCCAGCGCCGCAACCGGCCGCTGCTGATGGTCCACACCGGTGAGATGAAGGGGAAGTCCACCTCGGCGTTCGGCCTCGCGCTGCGCGGCTGGAACCAGGGCTGGTCCATCGGCGTGTTCCAGTTCGTGAAGTCGGCGAAGTGGAAGGTCGGCGAGGAGGAGGCGTTCAAGGCGCTCGGCAGGGTGCACGACGAGACCGGCGTCGGCGGCGCGGTCGAGTGGCACAAGATGGGCGAGGGCTGGTCCTGGACCCGCAAGCAGGGCACCGAGCAGGACCACGCCACCGCGGCGCTCGAGGGCTGGCGCGAGATCTCCCGGAGGATCGCGGACGAGCGGCACGGCCTGTACGTTCTGGACGAGTTCACCTACCCCATGCACTGGGGCTGGGTGGACGTCGACGAGGTGGTGGCCACCCTGAAGGACAGGCCCGGCCACCAGCACGTCGTGATCACCGGCAGGTACGCGCCGCCCGCGCTGCTGGAAGCCGCCGACCTGGTGGTGGAGATGTCCAAGGTGAAGCACCCCATGGACGACGGGCAGAAGGGCCAGAAGGGGATCGAGTGGTGA
- a CDS encoding putative cobaltochelatase, which translates to MTSRFPFSAVVGHDDLRLALLLNAVHPGIGGVLVRGEKGTAKSTVVRALAALLPELAVVPGCRFGCDPLVDTECPDGPHTGGASERRPARLVELPVGATEDRLVGSLDLERALTEGVRAYQPGLLAAAHRGVLYVDEVNLLHDHLVDLLLDAAAMGRAHVEREGVSISHAASFLLVGTMNPEEGELRPQLLDRFGLTVAVRASRDVATRTEVIRRRLAYEADPEGFAARWESVDAELAERIVTARAALPTVELPDSELRRIAGVCAAFEVDGMRADLVVARTAAAHAAWRGADVVEEADVEAAVRLALPHRKRRDPFDEPGLEEEQLADAMRQAAEHADEEPDGPPEPDGPDDGGDGGGQAPESQENTGAQQQKPQQGGSKERPPAAPAPAFRARLLQVPGVGEGAPGKRSRARARAGQVVRSSTVDGAGLHLIGTLAAAAPHQNSRGRSGPGLVLRAGDLRLSVREGKEGNLVLFVVDASGSMAARQRMSAVSGAVISLLRDAYQRRDKVGVITFRGSTADVALPPTSSVDAAAARLRGLRTGGRTPLADGLLKARRLLEVERLRDPRRRPLLVLLTDGRATSTGAGGDPMRDALRAAGLLAADGTASVVVDCEHGPVRLGLAAKVAVALDGACLRLEELSADQVAGVVRAARAA; encoded by the coding sequence ATGACCTCGCGCTTCCCCTTTTCCGCCGTCGTCGGTCACGACGACCTGCGATTGGCCCTGCTGTTGAACGCGGTGCACCCCGGCATCGGCGGTGTGCTGGTCAGGGGTGAGAAGGGCACCGCGAAGTCGACCGTCGTGCGCGCGCTCGCCGCGCTGCTGCCGGAACTGGCCGTCGTGCCGGGCTGCCGGTTCGGCTGCGACCCGCTGGTCGACACCGAGTGCCCCGACGGCCCGCACACCGGCGGCGCCTCCGAACGCCGTCCCGCCAGGCTGGTCGAACTGCCCGTCGGCGCCACCGAAGACCGCCTGGTCGGCTCGCTGGACCTGGAGCGCGCGCTGACCGAGGGCGTCCGCGCCTACCAACCCGGTCTGCTGGCGGCCGCGCACCGCGGCGTGCTGTACGTCGACGAGGTCAACCTGCTGCACGACCACCTGGTCGACCTGCTGCTGGACGCGGCCGCGATGGGTCGCGCGCACGTCGAGCGCGAGGGCGTGTCGATCTCGCACGCGGCGTCGTTCCTGCTGGTCGGGACCATGAACCCGGAAGAGGGCGAGCTGCGTCCGCAGCTGCTGGACCGCTTCGGCCTCACGGTCGCCGTGCGCGCCTCCCGCGACGTGGCGACCCGCACCGAGGTCATCCGCCGCAGGCTCGCCTACGAGGCCGACCCGGAGGGTTTCGCGGCGCGCTGGGAGTCCGTGGACGCCGAGCTGGCCGAACGCATCGTGACCGCCCGCGCGGCGCTGCCGACCGTGGAGCTGCCGGATTCCGAGCTGCGCCGCATCGCGGGCGTCTGCGCGGCCTTCGAGGTCGACGGCATGCGCGCCGACCTGGTCGTCGCCCGCACCGCCGCGGCGCACGCCGCCTGGCGCGGCGCGGACGTGGTCGAGGAGGCCGACGTCGAGGCCGCCGTGCGGCTCGCGCTGCCGCACCGCAAGCGCCGCGACCCGTTCGACGAGCCGGGCCTGGAGGAGGAGCAGCTCGCCGACGCGATGCGGCAGGCGGCCGAGCACGCCGACGAGGAGCCGGACGGCCCGCCGGAACCCGACGGCCCGGACGACGGCGGCGACGGGGGTGGGCAAGCGCCGGAAAGCCAGGAGAACACCGGGGCGCAGCAGCAGAAACCTCAGCAGGGCGGTTCCAAGGAACGTCCGCCCGCCGCGCCCGCGCCCGCGTTCCGCGCCCGCCTGCTCCAGGTGCCCGGCGTCGGCGAAGGCGCTCCGGGCAAGCGTTCCCGCGCCCGCGCCCGTGCGGGCCAGGTGGTCCGATCGTCCACTGTGGACGGAGCTGGTCTGCACCTGATCGGCACGCTCGCCGCCGCCGCGCCGCACCAGAACTCCCGCGGCCGCAGTGGTCCCGGACTCGTGCTGCGGGCAGGCGACCTGCGCCTGTCGGTGCGCGAGGGCAAGGAGGGCAACCTCGTCCTCTTCGTCGTCGACGCGTCCGGCTCGATGGCCGCCCGGCAGCGGATGTCCGCGGTCAGCGGCGCGGTGATCTCCCTGCTCCGCGACGCCTACCAGCGCCGGGACAAGGTGGGCGTGATCACGTTCCGCGGTTCGACCGCCGACGTGGCGCTCCCGCCGACCAGTTCCGTCGACGCCGCCGCGGCCCGGTTGCGCGGGCTCCGCACCGGCGGCCGCACGCCGCTGGCGGACGGGCTGCTCAAGGCCCGCAGGCTGCTGGAGGTCGAACGGCTGCGCGACCCGCGCCGCCGCCCGCTGCTGGTCCTGCTCACCGACGGCCGCGCCACGTCGACCGGGGCGGGCGGCGACCCGATGCGGGACGCGCTGCGCGCCGCGGGCCTGCTGGCCGCCGACGGCACCGCCTCCGTGGTGGTCGACTGCGAGCACGGGCCCGTCCGGCTCGGCCTGGCGGCCAAGGTCGCCGTCGCGCTGGACGGCGCGTGCCTGCGCCTGGAAGAACTGTCCGCCGACCAGGTCGCCGGTGTCGTCCGCGCGGCCCGCGCCGCCTAG